In a single window of the Coregonus clupeaformis isolate EN_2021a chromosome 10, ASM2061545v1, whole genome shotgun sequence genome:
- the LOC121575142 gene encoding syntaxin-16 isoform X3 — MATRRLTDAFLLMRNNAIQNRQILAEQELDELADDRMALVSGISLDPEAAIGVTKRLPPKWVDGVVEIQYEITRVRQKMKELAALHDKHMNRPTLDDSSEEEHAIEITTQEITQMFHRCQRAVTGLQSRCGHCTEQEERLLRNVVSSLAGSLQELSTNFRHTQSSYLKRMKNREERSKHFFDSGPLMEEDEDIALYEMGFTDDQLVLVEQNTVMVEEREREVRQIVQSITDLNEIFRDLAGMVVEQGTVLDRIDFNVEQSCVKTEEGLKQLQKAEQYQKKNRKMLVILILTVIVVVLILILFGTKF; from the exons GAGCTTGATGAG TTGGCTGATGACCGCATGGCCCTGGTCTCAGGGATCAGTCTGGACCCAGAAGCTGCCATCGGAGTCACCAAGAGACTGCCGCCCAAGTGGGTAGATGGGGTAGTTGAG ATTCAGTATGAAATCACACGGGTCCGGCAGAAAATGAAGGAGCTGGCTGCCCTTCATGACAAGCACATGAACCGTCCTACCCTGGATGACAGCAGTGAAGAGGAGCATGCCATAGAGATCACCACTCAGGAGATCACACAG ATGTTCCACCGATGTCAGCGTGCAGTGACCGGTCTGCAGTCTCGCTGTGGGCACtgcacagagcaggaggagaggCTGCTGAGAAATGTGGTGTCCTCTTTGGCAGGGAGCCTGCAGGAGCTGTCCACCAACTTCAGACACACGCAGTCCAGCTACCTAAAAC GCATGAAGAATCGTGAGGAGAGATCCAAGCACTTTTTTGACTCTGGTCCTCTAATGGAGGAGGATGAAGACATAGCACTATATGAAATG GGGTTTACAGATGACCAACTGGTCCTGGTAGAGCAGAACACAGTGATGGTGGAGGAACGCGAGAGAGAGGTCCGACAGATAGTCCAGTCCATCACCGACCTGAATGAGATTTTCCGAGACCTGGCAGGAATGGTGGTGGAACAG GGCACAGTACTTGACAGAATTGACTTCAATGTGGAGCAATCGTGTGTCAAAACAGAAGAGGGGTTAAAACAGTTACAAAAG GCTGAACAGTATCAGAAGAAAAACCGAAAGATGCTGGTCATTTTAATTCTTACTGTTATAGTTGTTGTTCTAATACTTATTCTATTTGGGACAAAGTTCTAG
- the LOC121575142 gene encoding syntaxin-16 isoform X4 — protein MATRRLTDAFLLMRNNAIQNRQILAEQLADDRMALVSGISLDPEAAIGVTKRLPPKWVDGVVEIQYEITRVRQKMKELAALHDKHMNRPTLDDSSEEEHAIEITTQEITQMFHRCQRAVTGLQSRCGHCTEQEERLLRNVVSSLAGSLQELSTNFRHTQSSYLKRMKNREERSKHFFDSGPLMEEDEDIALYEMGFTDDQLVLVEQNTVMVEEREREVRQIVQSITDLNEIFRDLAGMVVEQGTVLDRIDFNVEQSCVKTEEGLKQLQKAEQYQKKNRKMLVILILTVIVVVLILILFGTKF, from the exons TTGGCTGATGACCGCATGGCCCTGGTCTCAGGGATCAGTCTGGACCCAGAAGCTGCCATCGGAGTCACCAAGAGACTGCCGCCCAAGTGGGTAGATGGGGTAGTTGAG ATTCAGTATGAAATCACACGGGTCCGGCAGAAAATGAAGGAGCTGGCTGCCCTTCATGACAAGCACATGAACCGTCCTACCCTGGATGACAGCAGTGAAGAGGAGCATGCCATAGAGATCACCACTCAGGAGATCACACAG ATGTTCCACCGATGTCAGCGTGCAGTGACCGGTCTGCAGTCTCGCTGTGGGCACtgcacagagcaggaggagaggCTGCTGAGAAATGTGGTGTCCTCTTTGGCAGGGAGCCTGCAGGAGCTGTCCACCAACTTCAGACACACGCAGTCCAGCTACCTAAAAC GCATGAAGAATCGTGAGGAGAGATCCAAGCACTTTTTTGACTCTGGTCCTCTAATGGAGGAGGATGAAGACATAGCACTATATGAAATG GGGTTTACAGATGACCAACTGGTCCTGGTAGAGCAGAACACAGTGATGGTGGAGGAACGCGAGAGAGAGGTCCGACAGATAGTCCAGTCCATCACCGACCTGAATGAGATTTTCCGAGACCTGGCAGGAATGGTGGTGGAACAG GGCACAGTACTTGACAGAATTGACTTCAATGTGGAGCAATCGTGTGTCAAAACAGAAGAGGGGTTAAAACAGTTACAAAAG GCTGAACAGTATCAGAAGAAAAACCGAAAGATGCTGGTCATTTTAATTCTTACTGTTATAGTTGTTGTTCTAATACTTATTCTATTTGGGACAAAGTTCTAG
- the LOC121575140 gene encoding probable aminopeptidase NPEPL1 encodes MANVVLEFKASAGDSEPQNRPVLIVGQLNNLQQANWTQVKGKLQPAVSEKIWQDALSALNPNPTDSCPLYLSHAAVAALPSRVSRHNSPSSAHFLSRLVRTCLPRGTSRCILMVCEQSDVFASACAISRAFPIFSRRSASSRRTEKTQVTVEFITVGEDNGPLTLTVLQCLANAADGVRLAARIVDAPCNEMNTDHFLEEIKAVGTELGITPVIIRGEELKQKGFGGIYGVGKAAVNPPALAVLSHKPDGATQTIAWVGKGIVYDTGGLSIKGKTNMPGMKRDCGGAAAILGAFKATVKQGFKDNLHAIFCLAENAVGPTATRPDDIHTLYSGKTVEINNTDAEGRLVLSDGVVYASKDLSADIILDMATLTGAQGISTGKYHCAVMTNSEQWETACVRAGRSSGDLAHPLVYCPELHFNEFTSAVADMKNSVADRENATSSCAGLFIGSHLGFDWPGVWVHVDIASPVHAGERATGFGVALLMALFGQASDDPMLNQVSPLGAACINAASRDPMERDCKRRRLV; translated from the exons ATGGCGAATGTGGTGCTCGAGTTCAAGGCTTCTGCCGGAGATTCGGAGCCCCAAAATCGCCCGGTCCTCATTGTCGGTCAACTGAATAACCTACAGCAAGCAAACTGGACCCAAGTCAAAGGGAAATTGCAGCCAGCTGTCAGCGAAaag ATCTGGCAGGATGCCCTCAGTGCTCTGAACCCTAACCCTACGGACAGCTGCCCTCTTTACTTGAGCCATGCAGCCGTGGCAGCCCTGCCCTCCCGGGTTAGCAGACACAACAGCCCCTCCTCTGCCCACTTCCTCTCCCGTCTGGTCCGCACCTGCCTGCCTAGAGGGACGAGCCGATGCATCCTG ATGGTGTGTGAGCAGTCTGATGTGTTTGCCTCGGCCTGTGCCATCTCACGGGCCTTCCCCATATTCTCCCGTCGCTCTGCCTCCTCCCGCAGGACCGAGAAGACTCAAGTCACTGTGGAGTTTATCACTGTTGGCGAAGACAACGGACCTCTGACCCTCACTGTACTGCAG TGTCTTGCCAATGCTGCGGATGGAGTGAGACTGGCAGCACGGATTGTGGATGCACCGTGCAACGAGATGAATACTGATCACTTCTTAGAG GAGATTAAGGCAGTGGGGACTGAACTGGGCATTACTCCAGTTATCATTCGTGGAGAGGAACTGAAACAGAAAGGATTTGGAG GAATCTATGGAGTGGGCAAGGCAGCGGTGAACCCTCCTGCCCTGGCAGTCCTGAGTCACAAACCAGATGGTGCCACCCAGACTATTGCATGGGTGGGCAAAGGCATCGTGTACGACACTGGAGGCCTCAGCATCAAGGGAAAG ACCAACATGCCTGGGATGAAGAGAGACTGTGGTGGGGCAGCAGCCATTTTAGGAGCGTTCAAAGCTACTGTTAAACAG GGCTTCAAGGACAATCTCCATGCCATATTCTGCCTGGCGGAGAATGCAGTCGGACCCACTGCCACGCGGCCAGATGACATccacactctctactctggaaa GACAGTGGAGATCAACAACACTGATGCTGAAGGCAGGCTAGTGCTCTCTGATGGTGTGGTGTATGCCAGCAAGGACCTCTCTGCTGACATCATCCTGGATATGGCCACTCTGACAGGGGCACAG GGGATTTCCACAGGGAAGTACCATTGTGCTGTGATGACCAACAGTGAGCAGTGGGAGACGGCATGTGTGAGGGCGGGCCGCAGCAGCGGGGATCTGGCTCATCCCCTGGTCTACTGCCCAGAGCTGCACTTCAACGAGTTCACCTCAGCCGTGGCAGACATGAAGAACTCTGTGGCT GACAGGGAAAACGCCACGAGCTCCTGTGCCGGCCTCTTCATCGGCTCTCACCTGGGTTTTGACTGGCCTGGCGTCTGGGTCCATGTGGACATAGCCTCCCCCGTCCATGCT GGGGAGCGCGCTACCGGCTTCGGCGTGGCTTTGCTCATGGCCCTGTTCGGCCAGGCCTCAGATGACCCCATGCTCAACCAGGTGTCTCCTCTGGGGGCTGCTTGCATAAATGCTGCATCCAGGGACCCGATGGAGCGCGACTGCAAGAGGAGGAGACTGGTGTAA